The following proteins come from a genomic window of Rhodoligotrophos sp. CJ14:
- a CDS encoding urea carboxylase-associated family protein, giving the protein MANSEIMTIPARKGRAARLTKGQAIKIINTHGHQVVDTWCFSLEDLTEFMSMEHIRPTLGKIFPTKGDQLYSNRRRPILFFEEDTSPGIHDTLMAACDDYRYGLLGCKEYHDNCTDNLHAGMRQIGLRAPETPSPLNLWMNIPVDREGRTSWGEPVSKPGDYLVLRAQMDCVVAMSCCPQDILPINGKAGNTVEAHYQILD; this is encoded by the coding sequence GACCAAGGGTCAGGCCATCAAGATCATCAATACCCACGGCCATCAGGTGGTGGATACCTGGTGCTTCAGCCTGGAAGACCTCACCGAGTTCATGTCCATGGAGCATATCCGCCCCACCTTGGGAAAAATTTTCCCCACCAAGGGCGACCAGCTCTATTCCAACCGCCGCCGGCCCATCCTGTTTTTCGAGGAGGATACTTCGCCGGGCATCCACGATACCCTGATGGCCGCCTGCGATGACTATCGGTATGGCCTGCTCGGCTGCAAGGAATACCACGACAATTGCACCGATAATCTGCATGCCGGCATGCGTCAGATCGGCCTGCGCGCGCCCGAAACCCCAAGCCCGCTCAATCTCTGGATGAACATTCCGGTTGATCGGGAGGGGCGCACGAGTTGGGGCGAGCCGGTCTCAAAGCCTGGTGACTATTTGGTTTTGCGCGCACAGATGGATTGCGTGGTCGCCATGTCGTGCTGCCCCCAGGATATCTTGCCCATCAACGGCAAGGCGGGAAACACCGTGGAAGCCCATTATCAAATTCTCGATTGA